The proteins below come from a single Miscanthus floridulus cultivar M001 chromosome 1, ASM1932011v1, whole genome shotgun sequence genomic window:
- the LOC136489308 gene encoding TPD1 protein homolog 1B-like, protein MGQWCFKKRAALVIVVISSLLLLLITAQAAASGHHPSSWSTLHQARKLLNTSTPPSSSSPPSPPGVGDVSTARMGPDGCSGEDVVVYQSSANPLPSGIPAYTVQIINVCSGGCTVYDVHVSCGDFASTELVDPAKFQRVSFNDCVVKGGGTLEPSETVSFQYSNSFSYQLSVASVACH, encoded by the exons ATGGGACAATGGTGCTTTAAGAAACGCGCAGCTCTGGTGATTGTGGTCATCagctcgctgctgctgctcctaATAACTGCTCAAG CTGCTGCTTCCGGACACCATCCATCATCTTGGTCCACGCTGCACCAGGCGCGCAAGCTGCTCAACACCAgtacgccgccgtcgtcgtcgtcgccgccgtcgccgcccggCGTGGGTGACGTCTCGACGGCTCGAATGGGGCCGGACGGGTGTTCAGGGGAGGACGTGGTGGTGTACCAGAGCAGCGCCAACCCTCTGCCCAGTGGCATCCCGGCCTACACCGTGCAGATCATCAACGTCTGCAGCGGAGGGTGCACCGTGTACGACGTGCACGTCTCCTGCGGCGACTTCGCTTCCACGGAGCTCGTCGACCCGGCCAAGTTCCAGCGCGTCAGCTTCAACGACTGCGTCGTCAAGGGCGGCGGCACGCTGGAGCCCAGCGAGACCGTCTCCTTCCAGTACTCCAACTCCTTCTCCTACCAGCTTAGTGTCGCCTCCGTCGCCTGCCATTAG